In Astyanax mexicanus isolate ESR-SI-001 chromosome 17, AstMex3_surface, whole genome shotgun sequence, a single window of DNA contains:
- the ncbp3 gene encoding nuclear cap-binding protein subunit 3, with protein sequence MAAVRSLRVSVKPESASDRSDSDSDSDSDRNAREAEPMEVEEGEVEFESIPVRRSLKELLPDTSRRYENKAGTFITGIDVTSKEAIEKKEKRARRFHFRAEDNLAQRNVVLDRDLMKKAIPKIRLEALHMTGLDDMSTQDVFGYFKEYPPAHIEWIDDTSCNVVWLDDVTSTRALINMSRMPDKEVSNTDVSKNTDLPIQEQRAGRTRGSDDEEEEGEVDDDDDLVVKADKSSDDSDGKASESEEEVEKKSTQENSETEMLTQAECDSLLRNDLRISTKSFKGNKLFMRFATQEDKKELGAARRSRYYMKYGNPNYGGMKGILSNSWKRRYHTRRIQRDVLKTKKTLIGDSMGHTPPYTHRHSADLVNLPEEPIEEEEEEEEDREEDMDADDRVVEYRERGPRAGEAGVRSRLGGSSSASSDSDEMDYDLELKMISTPSPKKSMKMTMYADEVESNLKTLRNSIRSDSGTSSSSSSVRSRIGSGAPKPTSEKVTDVRQLLEEKRQGLSHQRTRPPVVPTGKTDVRQRLGKRPHSPDRQRSVSPVPQRNTAPRREPQTDVHSRLGVTKQEKRGLYSESSKDKKSGGLWSRLGPSKDSEADRKFSGRIGSSVSLSRDRQQDDVDSDGVDDSNDDDDSQLQKMWGAMIKQKEQQSSKMKKSRLDNLPSLQIEISRDSSNGSDSDS encoded by the exons ATGGCGGCTGTTCGCAGTCTGCGGGTGTCCGTGAAACCCGAAAGCGCCTCGGACCGCTCGGACTCGGATTCAGACTCCGACTCGGATCGAAATGCCAGAGAAGCGGAGCCCATGGAAGTGGAGGAAGGCGAGGTCGAGTTCGAGTCTATCCCCGTCCGCCGAAGTTTGAAGGAACTGCTACCG GACACAAGCAGACGATATGAAAACAAGGCTGGCACATTTATCACTGGGATTGATGTAACGTCCAAG GAGGCAATtgagaagaaggaaaaaagagcAAGGAGATTCCACTTTCGTGCAGAGGACAATCTTGCTCAGAGAAATGTTGTTCTGGACAGAGATCTGATGAAAAAAG CTATCCCAAAGATACGACTGGAAGCCTTGCACATGACTGGTTTAGATGACATGAGCACCCAGGATGTGtttggctattttaaagaatatCCTCCAGCCCACATTGAGTGGATTGATGACACATCCT GCAATGTAGTTTGGTTGGATGACGTAACTTCAACACGAGCTCTTATTAACATGAGCCGAATGCCTGACAAAGAGGTGTCCAACACTGATGTCTCCAAAAACACTGACCTTCCAATTCAGGAACAAAGAG CTGGCCGAACTCGTGGCTCTgatgatgaggaagaggaaggtgaggttgatgatgatgatgacttgGTGGTAAAAGCAGACAAGAGTAGCGATGACAGTGATGGGAAAGCTAGTGAAagtgaggaggaggtggagaaaAAATCTACACAGGAAAACTCTGag ACAGAGATGCTCACTCAGGCAGAGTGTGATTCGCTGCTCCGGAATGACCTGCGGATCTCGACTAAATCCTTCAAAGGCAACAAGCTGTTCATGCGCTTTGCTACCCAGG AAGACAAAAAGGAGTTGGGTGCTGCAAGGCGGAGTCGTTACTACATGAAATATGGCAACCCAAATTATGGAGGAATGAAAGGCATCCTTAGTAATTCTTG GAAACGTAGGTATCATACACGAAGAATACAGCGTGATGTTCTAAAGACCAAGAAGACGTTAATTGGAGACAGTATGGGACACACACCACCCTACACACACAGGCATTCAG CTGATCTGGTGAATCTGCCAGAGGAGCCCatagaagaagaggaagaagaggaggaggatagAGAAGAAGACATGGACGCCGATGACAGAGTTGTTGAGTACCGAGAGCGGGGTCCACGAGCTGGGGAGGCAGGGGTGCGCAGTCGTTTAGGGGGCTCTTCTTCTGCATCTTCAGATTCAGATGAAATGGACTATGATCTAGAGCTGAAAATGATCTCGACACCTTCACCTAAAAAAAGTATGAAGATGACCATGTATGCTGATGAGGTTGAGAGCAACCTTAAAACCCTCCG AAATTCCATTCGGAGTGACTCTGGTACATCCAGTAGCAGCAGTAGTGTACGGAGTCGTATTGGTAGTGGTGCTCCCAAACCTACCTCTGAGAAAGTCACAGATGTCAGGCAGTTACTGGAAGAGAAAAGGCAGGGCCTGTCTCATCAGAGAACACGCCCCCCTGTGGTCCCCACTGGAAAGACAG ATGTAAGACAGCGGTTGGGAAAGAGACCCCATTCTCCAGACAGACAACGCTCAGTCTCTCCTGTCCCCCAGAGAAACACAGCCCCTCGTAGAGAACCTCAAACTGACGTTCACAGCAGACTTGGTGTGACTAAACAAGAAAAACGAGGCCTCTATTCAGAATCATCCAAAGACAAAAAGTCAG GTGGTCTGTGGAGCCGACTGGGACCATCTAAAGATAGTGAAGCTGATCGCAAATTTTCTGGACGGATAGGGAGTAGCGTTTCCCTCTCACGGGACCGGCAACAGGATGATGTGGACTCTGATGGAGTTGACGATtccaatgatgatgatgattctcAACTACAAAAGATGTGGGGGGCCATGATCAAACAAAAGGAGCAACAGTCcagtaaaatgaagaaaagccGGCTAGACAATCTTCCCTCACTGCAGATCGAGATAAGCCGAGACAGCAGCAACGGTTCCGACAGTGACTCCTGA